The Lucilia cuprina isolate Lc7/37 chromosome 5, ASM2204524v1, whole genome shotgun sequence genome includes a window with the following:
- the LOC111687955 gene encoding adult-specific cuticular protein ACP-20 has protein sequence MFQNKFKKLLLIIFVLLLFLTRKSFGLVNPLHTEYYSNYRNYPGDDKLNYKYHYFIDHPPSNVHMMHLEERQGDKVMGQYGLLEPNGMVRMVHYQVVGDSGFQSVVQTRTPHSRTHVRLMNRKQPILPIILQQPVASVI, from the exons atgtttcaaaataaatttaaaaagctgttgttaataatatttgtgcTGCTGCTTTTTCTAACCAGGAAGTCTTTTGGTTTGGTCAATCCTTTACATACGgaatattattcaaattatcGCAATTATCCCGGTGATGATAag TTAAACTACAAATATCACTATTTTATCGATCATCCACCCAGCAATGTTCACATGATGCACTTAGAGGAACGTCAAGGTGACAAAGTAATGGGTCAATATGGTCTACTAGAACCCAATGGAATGGTGCGTATGGTCCATTATCAAGTAGTGGGCGACAGTGGTTTTCAAAGTGTAGTTCAAACACGAACACCGCACAGCAGAACACATGTACGACTAATGAATCGTAAACAACCTATACTGCCGATAATATTACAACAGCCAGTGGCATCTGTTATATGA